Below is a genomic region from Flammeovirgaceae bacterium SG7u.111.
CTTCGAGCTCGGAAGTTTTGTTTCAGCTCCTTTGTCATATCCTCCTGCATTTTGAGGTATGCCATGAACTGGTCTTCTGTCAACACTTTTTCCATTTCAGCGTTTTTGTCCTCGGATAAACTTTTTAGCTTTTGGAACTTTGAGACCTTGCTATCTTCGCTGTCTTTTAACGGCTCAATAGCTTCTGCATATTTCAAGTTGATTGCATAAACTTGCATTTCCAAATCACCTTCAATGGCCAATTTTTCCACCATTTTCTCGGTCTGGATCTTTGCCCTTTCCTCAGGAGTTTTATCTTTTAGTTTTTCTACTGACTGAGCTTGTACTTGGAACATAAAGAATAGACAAATTGCACTGATAAGAAATTTAATTGATTTCATGATTTTCAATTTTAAATAAAGTTTGATTTAGTTTCCTTTCAGATAAAAGGAAAGTATTACCACTGGATTGAATAAGTCGCACCACTTGCCATTACCAGCATACCTTGCCTATTGCCTAAGAACGTAAGTGTACCGCTATAGCTGAAGGTTGTCCCTGTTGAGGTTGCTCCAGAAATGGTTACTTCTACCGTTCCAGAAAGGATTTCGTATGTCAATTTATCTACTGCCAAATCAGCAGATTTTAAAGTGGTGGTGCTTGTGAATGAACTCTTGTTCCCGATTTTAGATGTTTGACTGCCTTGGTTTACAAATTCCAAGTTAAATAGCAGCTTACTGCTTGAAAAAGAAAGTCCTTCCACAGTAAGTGCACCAGTACGGGTGTCTGCTGAAGCTATTCTAGGAGCATCATAACTGGCTTGCCCTGTATAGTTGAAGCTGAATTGCTGAGGTGTGAAGTTGTTACAAGTGAGTGCATAATCCCAGCTAAGCGTATATTCATAAACGATGGTTGCGCCAGTGCTACTCGAGGCCGAAATAACGGTATCCATTGAAATACCGCAATTGTCAATATTTTCTACAGTCATAGTAGATGCATCCTCTATTTGGACTACTACTCCTCCGCTTTCCGCCTCTACAGATTGGATCACTACCTCAGCCGCTTCCTCTTCTGAGATGATCATGGTGTCATCTAGGCTGTCCTCAGAGCAAGAAAACAGTAGGCTTCCAAAAGCAAAAGCCAAGATTGTTTTTGAAATGAATTGATTGGATTTGAAGAAAAATGAATTACACTTTTTCATGGGTTCTTATTTAATTAAATTAAAGAGTTAAATAATGATATGACTAAGATGTAGGGTTTTCCAAAGCTGTGAAGGGCTTATCGGGGTGAAGCTGAAAAATGGAGGGGTGAACTAACTCGGATTGAGCGTGGAGAAAACTTGAGTGGAATTTCAAAAGATGAGAGCTATAGCGCCCCCTCCTTTCAGTCGATTATCCTTTATATCTCATTTTTCCTTTGAACAAGTCAATGAACCCTTTAAAATTCAACACTAACGGATTATTGCTGATAAAACCTGTGGTAATACCATATTTCACCTTTTCGGTCTCAGGTTGATAAGTGCCGAATATCCTGTCCCAAATCAGCAGAACACCTCCAAAGTTTTTGTCGATGTACTGAGGATTGGAACCATGATGGACCCTGTGAGCGGATGGCGTATCTATCCAGCCTTCTATCGGTCCCAGCTTCCCAATGGCTTCAGTATGGAGGAAAAATTGGTAAAGCAAGTTCAGGGCATAACTGATCACAATGAAGTCTGGAGAAAAACCTGCCAGTGCTAAGGGCACAAAGAAAAGTGGGCTAATAATAGCCGAAAACCAATTTAGCCGATAGGCTGTAGTGAGGTTCATGAAAAGGCTGGAATGATGAATAAGGTGAAATGCCCAAAGCGGTTTCCAAACATGCGAGGCGCGGTGAAACCAGTAATAAATGAAATCAGCTAAAATAAACGTGGCGAGAAAAGTCCAAATATTTTTGGGGATATCGAACAGGGCAAGCTTGGTAAATGAGCCTAAAACCGCCAGTTGATAGCTTGCAAAAATAAATTTAGAAAATTGAAAGCCAAAAAGAATAGCGAGGTTGGTAAAGGTTTCTTTTATCTGGTACACTTTCTTATCTCTCCGCCAGCTCCAGGCAATTTCTAAAAGGATAAGTGTAACTAAAAACAACAACACGCTTCCTCTATACTGTGTAAGTTGGGTATCCATACGATTTCTTATTTAAGTGAAACATTGTATGGTGAATTTACCCAGAACGCTGCTGCCTTGCCTTTGGAAAAGAGGCGAAGCTGAAAAAATGAGGGGTGAACTTTAGGCGTTCATCCAAACCTTAAACTCAGGTGCTTTCGCCTTGCTAATCAAAATTTGCTCATTTGATTTTGGGGTGGTATTCACAATAAGCCTTCCATTAAAATAGAAATCAATATCCTGAATGGCTTTGCGGCAAACGATAAACTGACGATTGACCCTGAAGAAATGTGTAGGGTCTAGTTGCTGCTGAAGCTGCTCCAAGGTAAAGTCGATGATGTACTTATTGTGGTCACTTGTATATGCATACACTAGTTCATTTTCGGTATAAAACCAAGCAATTTTCCCCACATCCAACGGTAAAAGTTTTTCTCTGTGTTGCACCAAAAAAGACTTTTTAAAAGAACTTGGCCCTGCTTTCAGGTTTTCCATCAAGGTAATAAGTTCACTATAATTTTGTAGAGCAGGTGTACTTATGGAAAGTTTCTTGAATTTAACTAGAGCTTCTTCCACTTCGTCTTCATCGTAAGGCTTAAGGATATAGCCAATTCCATTTGCCTTGAAAGCCTGGAGCGCATATTCATTGTAAGCCGTTAAGAAAATTACTGGCGGATCCACTTTTACCTTTTCGAAAATTTCAAACGAAAGCCCATCTGACAATCGGATATCCATAAATATCAGTGCGCATTGGCTTTGGTTAGCTTGCAGCCATTTTACCGAAGCAGCAACGCTTGGTAAAACGACCAACACTACTATGTCTGGCTCGATAGATTGCAGGATATATTCAAGGTTTCTGGCGGTAGCGGGTTCATCCTCAACTATTACAACTTTTAATGGCATGTTGGCTGGCTGTTTTATTGAGCAGTGGATAGTGGCAATTTAACGATAAAATCAGATTCATTTTTAACGATTTCAATTCCTTTGTGCAAAAGAATTTGAAATCGGTCATTCAAGTTAGCCAATCCTATCCCCGTGCCACTTTCAGGAAAGGGAACTGGCTGAAAGTTATTTTTTATCACCAAAAACCTGTTTTCTGTATAAATTCTTACCGTAAGCGGATTTTCCAATGATACAGCATTGTGCTTTGCTGCATTTTCCAGCAAGGGCTGCAATGACATATGGGGCAAATGGTTGCCCAACTCAATTTCGGGAATATCTATCTGTAGCTGAAACCCCTTTTCATGACGCATTTTTAATAATTCCGCATACGATTTTAGCGCTTTTAATTCATCGGAAAGAAGCACCAAGTTTTGGTCTGATACCTGCAAAGAATACCGGAACACTTTAGATAAATGACTGATATACTGCTGTGCTTTGGGTGGGTCTTCCCTAACTATGCTTGAAAGGCTACTTAGGGCATTAAAGAAAAAATGAGGGTCTAACTGTCCTTTCAAAACTCCTAATTCTGCTTTTAGGTAAAGAGATTTCAACTGCTCGTTCTCTATATCTTTAGCCCTACTTTCTTCTACCAAAAGGTAAATCCTAATACCTATTAGAATAAGGGTAATACTCAGTAAAAAACGAAAGAAATACCCACCCACCAAGATAATGAAATAGTCAAAGTTATTGAACAAATACCTTTGGGAAATGATACCTATAGCAGCAAAAATGAATACAGCCAATAGGTTGAGGGAAATTAGTGACAAATACTCTTGGAGGCTCCTCTTGCCTTTAAGGCGTTTCCACTCTTTTAAATTAAAAAATGTAATAAGGAGGCAAAAAAGGAAGTTGTAAAAAGCCTGATAAAAAGATTCATACATGCCTATATTTGCTTTCGAAAAAGAGCCGGCTAAGAAGCTTTCTTTTGAAACAAGGATTCTCGGCAAATTGATGGCAAGGGCGATAAACAAGGAGCTATAAAAAGCTAATTTCTTTTCTGTAGTTGTATTCATCTTGCTAATGTCAAAAATAACGGATGAAAACAGTTAAGATAAAAGGCGAAGCTGAAAATTTGGGGAGTGAAGTCACTTGTGCAGAGGGTAAAGTCAAACGTTATTTCAATTGAAATGCCATAAATAGACGTCTTTAATTTCTCAACCCTCCTCCTTTTTTTCCTCCTCCCCCGTAGGTTTGCCTCTCCACCAAGTTGCTAGGGAAGAACCTGTAATATTCATGAGCGGGCCAAATACCGCTGGGGCAAGCCCGACCGTTGCCACTTTACCCATTTCCAAGGCGATGCCCGAAGCCAAGCCCCCATTTTGCAGCCCAACTTCTAGGGCAACGGTTCGGCAAGAACGTTCGTCCATTTTGAAAAGGCGACATGCCCAATACCCCAAAAAATACCCCATCGTATTATGGAGAAATGCTGCTAATATCAGTGTTAAGCCTATGGTAAGCAAGCTATCACGCCCTTCGGCGGTAATGATAGTAATAATCACCGCTATGCCTCCCATAGAGATTATTGGCATGGCATTGTCAAGCCATTTTGCCCTTCCGTGGGCTATCTTATTGAAGGCTAAGCCGGCAACAATAGGAAAAATCACCATTTTCATAATACTCCACATCATTCCCAAAAAGTCGATGGGGACGAATTGTCCTGCAAAGAGTTTCATGAGCAAAGGGGTGGTAAAAGGAGCTAATAAAGTTGCCACAGCAGTGAGTGTAACAGACAAGGCAAGGTTTGCCTTGGAAATATACGCCATCACATTGGAAGCTAAGCCACTGGGCGAGGAACCAACCAACACAATTCCTGCCGCTATTTCAGGAGGAAACCCAAATAGAGTAGCGATGCTCACCCCTACAATCGG
It encodes:
- a CDS encoding LytTR family DNA-binding domain-containing protein gives rise to the protein MPLKVVIVEDEPATARNLEYILQSIEPDIVVLVVLPSVAASVKWLQANQSQCALIFMDIRLSDGLSFEIFEKVKVDPPVIFLTAYNEYALQAFKANGIGYILKPYDEDEVEEALVKFKKLSISTPALQNYSELITLMENLKAGPSSFKKSFLVQHREKLLPLDVGKIAWFYTENELVYAYTSDHNKYIIDFTLEQLQQQLDPTHFFRVNRQFIVCRKAIQDIDFYFNGRLIVNTTPKSNEQILISKAKAPEFKVWMNA
- a CDS encoding sterol desaturase family protein, which codes for MDTQLTQYRGSVLLFLVTLILLEIAWSWRRDKKVYQIKETFTNLAILFGFQFSKFIFASYQLAVLGSFTKLALFDIPKNIWTFLATFILADFIYYWFHRASHVWKPLWAFHLIHHSSLFMNLTTAYRLNWFSAIISPLFFVPLALAGFSPDFIVISYALNLLYQFFLHTEAIGKLGPIEGWIDTPSAHRVHHGSNPQYIDKNFGGVLLIWDRIFGTYQPETEKVKYGITTGFISNNPLVLNFKGFIDLFKGKMRYKG
- a CDS encoding bile acid:sodium symporter family protein; this encodes MKIPKPIYKVALGVAILCLLASIVFMIMGDYPTAGPFLITFFLALALGFRGYETLKGFAFTILIFAAVTASMYYPAYFREINGFELTVLIVPLLQLIMFGMGSQMSLKDFAGVIKMPKGVIIGVFCQFTIMPIVGVSIATLFGFPPEIAAGIVLVGSSPSGLASNVMAYISKANLALSVTLTAVATLLAPFTTPLLMKLFAGQFVPIDFLGMMWSIMKMVIFPIVAGLAFNKIAHGRAKWLDNAMPIISMGGIAVIITIITAEGRDSLLTIGLTLILAAFLHNTMGYFLGYWACRLFKMDERSCRTVALEVGLQNGGLASGIALEMGKVATVGLAPAVFGPLMNITGSSLATWWRGKPTGEEEKKEEG
- a CDS encoding histidine kinase → MNTTTEKKLAFYSSLFIALAINLPRILVSKESFLAGSFSKANIGMYESFYQAFYNFLFCLLITFFNLKEWKRLKGKRSLQEYLSLISLNLLAVFIFAAIGIISQRYLFNNFDYFIILVGGYFFRFLLSITLILIGIRIYLLVEESRAKDIENEQLKSLYLKAELGVLKGQLDPHFFFNALSSLSSIVREDPPKAQQYISHLSKVFRYSLQVSDQNLVLLSDELKALKSYAELLKMRHEKGFQLQIDIPEIELGNHLPHMSLQPLLENAAKHNAVSLENPLTVRIYTENRFLVIKNNFQPVPFPESGTGIGLANLNDRFQILLHKGIEIVKNESDFIVKLPLSTAQ